A region from the Musa acuminata AAA Group cultivar baxijiao chromosome BXJ1-10, Cavendish_Baxijiao_AAA, whole genome shotgun sequence genome encodes:
- the LOC103968816 gene encoding protein SUPPRESSOR OF FRI 4 isoform X2: MGKKKKRPSKVWCYYCDREFDDEKILVQHQKAKHFKCHVCHKKLSTAGGMAIHVLQVHKETVTKVPNAKPDRESTEIEIYGMQGIPPDILAAHYGEDEEAPVKTAKLEVASTGLVGGVVPGPVGVRFPPSSAYGAVPPVYNPAIPVMPPTWPIPAARPQPWFRSPMAVPVPPAPVLAPQQPLFPVQNVTSPMTSTSAPGLQSPLQTGPPGLPSSAPPVISQPLFPISSPAGAPPQSSPFLATSSPAIVSSSSPTMFKGVADAKSVLNTTLASGYVAPNVPGGTSYANSHMYASGPNTENPSIGPPPVISNKPPPSHPTTNEVYLLWDDEAMSMEERRISLATYQVHDETSQMNSIDAAIDRRISESRLAGRMPF; the protein is encoded by the exons atggggaagaagaagaagcgcccTTCGAAGGTGTGGTGCTACTACTGCGATCGGGAGTTCGACGATGAGAAGATCCTTGTCCAGCACCAGAAGGCCAAGCACTTCAAGTGTCATGTCTGCCACAAGAAGCTCTCCACCGCTGGCGGCATGGCCATCCACGTCCTCCAGGTCCACAAGGAGACCGTCACCAA AGTTCCCAATGCTAAGCCTGACAGAGAATCAACGGAGATTGAGATTTACGGAATGCAAGGAATTCCTCCTGATATCTTAGCAGCACACTATGGAGAGG ATGAAGAGGCACCAGTAAAGACAGCCAAACTGGAAGTTGCATCCACTGGGCTCGTTGGTGGAGTGGTTCCTGGTCCAGTGGGGGTCAGATTTCCTCCCTCATCAGCATATGGTGCAGTTCCACCAGT ATACAATCCTGCAATTCCGGTGATGCCTCCAACATGGCCTATTCCAGCTGCTCGACCGCAGCCTTGGTTTCGATCTCCAATGGCTGTTCCAGTTCCTCCTGCACCTGTTTTGGCACCACAACAGCCATTATTTCCTGTCCAGAATGTTACAAGTCCCATGACCTCCACTTCTGCCCCTGGACTTCAATCACCACTTCAAACTGGTCCACCTGGCCTGCCCTCATCTGCACCACCTGTAATATCCCAACCACTATTTCCGATCAGCAGTCCAGCTGGTGCACCTCCTCAGAGTTCTCCATTTTTGGCAACATCTTCACCTGCAATCGTTTCGTCAAGTTCCCCAACAATGTTCAAAGGTGTAGCTGATGCAAAGTCTGTTTTAAATACTACCCTAGCAAGTGGTTATGTGGCTCCAAATGTTCCAG GTGGTACATCATATGCAAACTCACATATGTATGCATCTGGTCCAAACACTGAGAATCCTTCAATTGGACCTCCGCCTGTAATATCCAACAAGCCACCTCCTTCCCATCCTACCACAAATGAGGTCTACTTGTTATGGGATGATGAAGCAATGTCAATG GAGGAAAGAAGAATTTCTCTAGCAACATATCAGGTGCATGATGAAACTAGCCAG ATGAACTCCATTGATGCAGCCATAGACAGAAGGATATCCGAGAGCCGGCTTGCTGGCCGTATGCCATTCTAG
- the LOC103968816 gene encoding protein SUPPRESSOR OF FRI 4 isoform X1, whose translation MGKKKKRPSKVWCYYCDREFDDEKILVQHQKAKHFKCHVCHKKLSTAGGMAIHVLQVHKETVTKVPNAKPDRESTEIEIYGMQGIPPDILAAHYGEDEEAPVKTAKLEVASTGLVGGVVPGPVGVRFPPSSAYGAVPPVYNPAIPVMPPTWPIPAARPQPWFRSPMAVPVPPAPVLAPQQPLFPVQNVTSPMTSTSAPGLQSPLQTGPPGLPSSAPPVISQPLFPISSPAGAPPQSSPFLATSSPAIVSSSSPTMFKGVADAKSVLNTTLASGYVAPNVPGGTSYANSHMYASGPNTENPSIGPPPVISNKPPPSHPTTNEVYLLWDDEAMSMEERRISLATYQVHDETSQVSCYHLLFTHSNGYATWLQIRIGRRKGKK comes from the exons atggggaagaagaagaagcgcccTTCGAAGGTGTGGTGCTACTACTGCGATCGGGAGTTCGACGATGAGAAGATCCTTGTCCAGCACCAGAAGGCCAAGCACTTCAAGTGTCATGTCTGCCACAAGAAGCTCTCCACCGCTGGCGGCATGGCCATCCACGTCCTCCAGGTCCACAAGGAGACCGTCACCAA AGTTCCCAATGCTAAGCCTGACAGAGAATCAACGGAGATTGAGATTTACGGAATGCAAGGAATTCCTCCTGATATCTTAGCAGCACACTATGGAGAGG ATGAAGAGGCACCAGTAAAGACAGCCAAACTGGAAGTTGCATCCACTGGGCTCGTTGGTGGAGTGGTTCCTGGTCCAGTGGGGGTCAGATTTCCTCCCTCATCAGCATATGGTGCAGTTCCACCAGT ATACAATCCTGCAATTCCGGTGATGCCTCCAACATGGCCTATTCCAGCTGCTCGACCGCAGCCTTGGTTTCGATCTCCAATGGCTGTTCCAGTTCCTCCTGCACCTGTTTTGGCACCACAACAGCCATTATTTCCTGTCCAGAATGTTACAAGTCCCATGACCTCCACTTCTGCCCCTGGACTTCAATCACCACTTCAAACTGGTCCACCTGGCCTGCCCTCATCTGCACCACCTGTAATATCCCAACCACTATTTCCGATCAGCAGTCCAGCTGGTGCACCTCCTCAGAGTTCTCCATTTTTGGCAACATCTTCACCTGCAATCGTTTCGTCAAGTTCCCCAACAATGTTCAAAGGTGTAGCTGATGCAAAGTCTGTTTTAAATACTACCCTAGCAAGTGGTTATGTGGCTCCAAATGTTCCAG GTGGTACATCATATGCAAACTCACATATGTATGCATCTGGTCCAAACACTGAGAATCCTTCAATTGGACCTCCGCCTGTAATATCCAACAAGCCACCTCCTTCCCATCCTACCACAAATGAGGTCTACTTGTTATGGGATGATGAAGCAATGTCAATG GAGGAAAGAAGAATTTCTCTAGCAACATATCAGGTGCATGATGAAACTAGCCAGGTAAGTTGTTACCACCTTTTATTTACTCATTCAAATGGATATGCAACTTGGTTGCAAATCCGGATAGGTAggagaaaaggaaagaaataa
- the LOC135596002 gene encoding ruBisCO large subunit-binding protein subunit alpha-like isoform X1 — protein MSTFSSSSTLFSPKAPPLARISDLTRVHFLSKNTSFRRNFVVRAGPKRISFDKDCRRALVAGIDKLADAVSVTLGPRGRNVVLDESEVPKVINDGVTIARAIELSDGIENAGAMLIQEVACKTNDSAGDGTTTAIVLAREIIKLGMLAVVSGANPVSLKKGIDKTVHELIQVLRSECIPVNGREDIKAVAAISAGNDDFIGDLMATAIGKIGPDGVILIESSTSFDTTIEVQEGMKIDKGYMSPHFITNQDKSIVEFENAKVLVTDQKVTNVRDIVPLLEKATQLRVPLLIIAEDISSEVLATLVLNKLQGILNVAAIKCPGFGEGKKAPLQDIALMTGADFLASDLGLMLRDVTSDQLGIARKVTITSNSTTIVADPSMKAEIQARISQIKKDLTEVDSSYLRKKLSERIAKLSSGFAVIKVGGLTEAELEDRKLRMEDAKNATFAAMDEGIAPGGGATYVQLSKHISTISDLFEDPEEKIGAEIVGKALLVPAYLIAQNAGVDGSIVVEKLLDSDWRNGYNAMTNEFEDLLKSGVVDPCRVSRCALQNAASVAGVVLLSQAVMVDKRRKPKPAVPLVPGISP, from the exons ATGTCgactttctcctcgtcttcgacccTCTTCTCCCCCAAAGCGCCCCCTCTTGCT AGAATTTCGGACCTTACAAGGGTTCATTTTTTGTCCAAAAATACGTCGTTTCGGAGGAATTTCGTCGTAAGGGCGGGCCCGAAAAGGATAAGTTTCGACAAGGATTGCAGAAGGGCGTTGGTCGCCGGGATCGATAAGCTCGCCGATGCTGTTTCTGTTACCTTGGGACCCAGAG GGCGTAATGTTGTTCTTGATGAGTCAGAAGTTCCAAAAGTAATAAATGATGGCGTCACAATTGCTCGGGCCATTGAACTTTCGGATGGAATTGAAAATGCTGGTGCCATGTTAATCCAAGAG GTGGCATGCAAGACTAATGACTCTGCTGGTGATGGCACCACAACAGCAATTGTTTTGGCTCGAGAAATCATCAAGTTGGGCATGTTGGCCGTGGTGTCTGGGGCTAACCCAGTTTCTTTAAAGAAAGGTATTGATAAAACAGTTCATGAACTAATCCAAGTTTTGAGGAGTGAATGCATTCCTGTAAATGGAAGGGAGGATATAAAAG CTGTAGCTGCAATATCTGCTGGAAATGATGACTTCATCGGAGATCTTATGGCCACTGCTATAGGAAAAATTGGTCCTGATGGAGTAATTTTAATCGAGTCATCAACATCTTTTGATACGACAATCGAAGTTCAGGAAGGAATGAAG ATAGACAAGGGTTATATGTCACCACACTTCATAACAAACCAGGATAAATCAATTGTTGAGTTTGAGAATGCTAAAGTTCTTGTAACCGATCAAAAGGTGACTAATGTGAGAGACATCGTGCCACTGTTGGAGAAAGCCACTCAACTTCGTGTTCCGTTGCTAATTATTGCTGAAGACATCTCAAGTGAAGTGCTCGCAACAttggtccttaacaaacttcaaggCATATTAAATGTTGCGGCCATCAAATGCCCTGGATTTGGGGAAGGCAAGAAGGCCCCCCTGCAAGATATTGCTCTCATGACAG GTGCAGATTTTCTTGCTAGTGACCTAGGCTTGATGCTTCGAGATGTAACTTCAGACCAACTAGGTATCGCACGGAAGGTGACTATAACAAGTAATTCAACAACGATTGTTGCTGATCCATCTATGAAAGCTGAGATACAGGCAAGAATTTCACAGATAAAGAAAGATCTGACTGAAGTAGATAGCTCCTACCTACGAAAGAAGCTGTCTGAGAGGATAGCAAAACTTTCAAGTGGCTTTGCTGTCATCAAG GTAGGGGGGTTAACTGAAGCTGAACTCGAGGACAGGAAACTTAGAATGGAGGATGCAAAGAATGCAACTTTTGCTGCCATGGATGAGGGTATAGCACCAGGAGGCGGGGCAACATACGTGCAATTATCAAAGCATATTTCCACCATATCGGATCTGTTTGAAGACCCAGAAGAGAAGATTGGTGCTGAGATTGTTGGAAAG GCACTTCTTGTACCGGCTTATTTGATAGCCCAAAATGCAGGGGTCGACGGTTCCATTGTGGTGGAAAAACTTCTTGATAGCGATTGGAGAAATGGTTACAATGCAATGACCAATGAGTTTGAGGATCTTCTTAAATCAGGTGTGGTGGATCCATGCAGAGTTTCGAGATGTGCTCTTCAGAACGCTGCATCGGTAGCTGGAGTTGTGCTATTGTCCCAAGCTGTCATGGTTGACAAAAGAAGAAAGCCCAAGCCTGCTGTTCCTCTGGTTCCTGGAATTTCTCCGTAG
- the LOC135596002 gene encoding chaperonin 60 subunit alpha 2, chloroplastic-like isoform X2, with translation MSTFSSSSTLFSPKAPPLARISDLTRVHFLSKNTSFRRNFVVRAGPKRISFDKDCRRALVAGIDKLADAVSVTLGPRGRNVVLDESEVPKVINDGVTIARAIELSDGIENAGAMLIQEVACKTNDSAGDGTTTAIVLAREIIKLGMLAVVSGANPVSLKKGIDKTVHELIQVLRSECIPVNGREDIKAVAAISAGNDDFIGDLMATAIGKIGPDGVILIESSTSFDTTIEVQEGMKTGADFLASDLGLMLRDVTSDQLGIARKVTITSNSTTIVADPSMKAEIQARISQIKKDLTEVDSSYLRKKLSERIAKLSSGFAVIKVGGLTEAELEDRKLRMEDAKNATFAAMDEGIAPGGGATYVQLSKHISTISDLFEDPEEKIGAEIVGKALLVPAYLIAQNAGVDGSIVVEKLLDSDWRNGYNAMTNEFEDLLKSGVVDPCRVSRCALQNAASVAGVVLLSQAVMVDKRRKPKPAVPLVPGISP, from the exons ATGTCgactttctcctcgtcttcgacccTCTTCTCCCCCAAAGCGCCCCCTCTTGCT AGAATTTCGGACCTTACAAGGGTTCATTTTTTGTCCAAAAATACGTCGTTTCGGAGGAATTTCGTCGTAAGGGCGGGCCCGAAAAGGATAAGTTTCGACAAGGATTGCAGAAGGGCGTTGGTCGCCGGGATCGATAAGCTCGCCGATGCTGTTTCTGTTACCTTGGGACCCAGAG GGCGTAATGTTGTTCTTGATGAGTCAGAAGTTCCAAAAGTAATAAATGATGGCGTCACAATTGCTCGGGCCATTGAACTTTCGGATGGAATTGAAAATGCTGGTGCCATGTTAATCCAAGAG GTGGCATGCAAGACTAATGACTCTGCTGGTGATGGCACCACAACAGCAATTGTTTTGGCTCGAGAAATCATCAAGTTGGGCATGTTGGCCGTGGTGTCTGGGGCTAACCCAGTTTCTTTAAAGAAAGGTATTGATAAAACAGTTCATGAACTAATCCAAGTTTTGAGGAGTGAATGCATTCCTGTAAATGGAAGGGAGGATATAAAAG CTGTAGCTGCAATATCTGCTGGAAATGATGACTTCATCGGAGATCTTATGGCCACTGCTATAGGAAAAATTGGTCCTGATGGAGTAATTTTAATCGAGTCATCAACATCTTTTGATACGACAATCGAAGTTCAGGAAGGAATGAAG ACAGGTGCAGATTTTCTTGCTAGTGACCTAGGCTTGATGCTTCGAGATGTAACTTCAGACCAACTAGGTATCGCACGGAAGGTGACTATAACAAGTAATTCAACAACGATTGTTGCTGATCCATCTATGAAAGCTGAGATACAGGCAAGAATTTCACAGATAAAGAAAGATCTGACTGAAGTAGATAGCTCCTACCTACGAAAGAAGCTGTCTGAGAGGATAGCAAAACTTTCAAGTGGCTTTGCTGTCATCAAG GTAGGGGGGTTAACTGAAGCTGAACTCGAGGACAGGAAACTTAGAATGGAGGATGCAAAGAATGCAACTTTTGCTGCCATGGATGAGGGTATAGCACCAGGAGGCGGGGCAACATACGTGCAATTATCAAAGCATATTTCCACCATATCGGATCTGTTTGAAGACCCAGAAGAGAAGATTGGTGCTGAGATTGTTGGAAAG GCACTTCTTGTACCGGCTTATTTGATAGCCCAAAATGCAGGGGTCGACGGTTCCATTGTGGTGGAAAAACTTCTTGATAGCGATTGGAGAAATGGTTACAATGCAATGACCAATGAGTTTGAGGATCTTCTTAAATCAGGTGTGGTGGATCCATGCAGAGTTTCGAGATGTGCTCTTCAGAACGCTGCATCGGTAGCTGGAGTTGTGCTATTGTCCCAAGCTGTCATGGTTGACAAAAGAAGAAAGCCCAAGCCTGCTGTTCCTCTGGTTCCTGGAATTTCTCCGTAG
- the LOC103968817 gene encoding MAR-binding filament-like protein 1-1 translates to MGLLVGSPSFLRTPHSSFPFSNPLSSSVRSSQRKAARTRSLLATCCVNGESHVGAVVTPPRRALLLAGISALPFLTLGAMAADVVVVQDKQDAKKPYDQDVIVTEKQDDIKPEIQDLQDSALQDSSQEPNQFEQANLQNAPANSSISLQNGVGIIGSGVLGALYATSQKEKTATKSTLESLESKLNEKEAVMFMMKENFEKMLQREQEEKKKQERKFEEAETSLLNQLASTSETKAALLQELQNESKLVEELRAQISQLESSITRIAAEKNMLEAEFKEKVDNVDVLRDRVVLLGLQINDTEKNIESLKVSLSENESECKKLSSNVEQLRNELALANSTIQQLKEELLGTKAELNSKISLIDSLNEKIQSLSSEKDNCVQRIKDLMKDYDHLKTSSDRRAAHDAELLSKKEDQIRDIEEKLELAIAEGRDNHAIIAELRKEKDDLKALLEREASSVKILKGELQSTQEALGASKFEASNLSKDLDEARGSYEKLMTEVSKIQDDFSETKNTLAGSLEEAKSNAKFLSVELISVKAVLKKTNEELDITSKELKNAVADHENLKKELVETYKRLEAAMHEVNEERKVVSTLNRELDVLGNQILTDTEARRSLETDLDEATKSLDEMNESALLLSKELESSNSRNVSLEAEKEMLLKSLTEQKKVTKEAQENIEDAQNLVMRLGGDKENLEKRAKKFGEELASAKGEILRLRRQISVGKESVDELELHPKANEAAAGAPFSVRKTANRRRKRRNT, encoded by the exons ATGGGGCTTCTCGTGGGAAGCCCCAGCTTCTTGCGGACTCCccactcctcctttcccttctccaaCCCTTTGTCGTCTTCAGTGCGCTCTTCGCAGAGGAAAGCTGCGAGGACGCGATCACTGCTGGCTACGTGTTGTGTAAATGGGGAGAGCCATGTCGGTGCCGTAGTTACTCCTCCTAGAAGGGCGCTTCTCCTTGCGGGCATCTCAGCTCTTCCCTTCTTGACACTTGGAGCAATGGCTGCCGACGTTGTGGTTGTCCAAG ATAAACAAGATGCCAAAAAACcatatgatcaagatgtcatagtCACAGAAAAACAAGATGACATAAAGCCAGAGATACAAGATCTTCAAGATAGTGCGCTGCAAGATTCATCTCAAGAGCCCAACCAATTTGAG CAAGCAAATCTACAAAATGCACCAGCAAACTCTTCAATTTCTTTACAAAATGGGGTTGGCATAATTGGGTCAGGTGTTCTTGGTGCATTATATGCAACATCTCAGAAAGAAAAGACAGCTACCAAATCCACCTTGGAATCT CTGGAAAGCAAGCTGAATGAAAAGGAAGCAGTGATGTTTATGATGAAGGAGAACTTTGAGAAAATGCTACAGAGGGAgcaggaagaaaaaaagaaacaagagagAAAGTTTGAGGAAGCCGAAACTTCTCTGCTAAATCAACTGGCTTCGACAAGTGAGACTAAAGCAGCTTTGCTTCAAGAGCTACAAAATGAGAGTAAACTAGTTGAAGAGCTTAGAGCACAAATAAGTCAACTTGAGAGCAGTATTACAAGAATCGCTGCAGAAAAAAATatgcttgaggctgaatttaaagaAAAGGTGGACAATGTTGATGTGCTACGAGATAGAGTAGTCCTGCTTGGTTTGCAGATAAATGACACGGAGAAGAACATTGAAAGTCTCAAAGTATCCCTTTctgaaaatgaatcagaatgtaagAAGTTGAGCTCCAATGTTGAACAGTTAAGGAATGAGCTTGCCCTTGCAAATTCAACTATTCAACAGTTGAAAGAGGAGTTACTTGGAACTAAAGCAGAATTAAATTCAAAGATATCTTTAATTGATTCTCTTAATGAAAAGATTCAGTCGTTAAGCTCAGAGAAAGACAACTGTGTGCAGAGAATTAAGGATCTCATGAAAGACTATGATCATTTGAAAACCTCTTCTGATAGAAGAGCTGCCCATGATGCCGAACTCTTATCCAAGAAAGAGGACCAAATTCGTGATATTGAAGAAAAGCTTGAGCTTGCAATAGCTGAAGGGAGGGACAATCATGCAATTATTGCTGAGCTGAGAAAAGAAAAGGATGATCTCAAAGCATTGCTGGAAAGAGAAGCAAGTTCTGTGAAAATTTTGAAAGGTGAGTTGCAGTCTACCCAAGAAGCACTGGGAGCTTCTAAGTTTGAAGCTTCCAATCTGTCCAAAGATCTCGATGAGGCTAGAGGTTCATATGAGAAACTAATGACTGAGGTTTCAAAGATTCAGGATGATTTTAGTGAAACGAAGAATACATTAGCTggtagccttgaagaggctaagtCTAATGCAAAATTTCTTTCTGTTGAATTAATCTCAGTGAAGGCAGTCCTAAAGAAAACCAATGAAGAACTCGACATAACGTCCAAGGAATTGAAAAATGCTGTGGCTGATCATGAGAACTTGAAGAAGGAATTGGTGGAAACCTATAAAAGGCTAGAGGCTGCCATGCATGAAGTGAACGAAGAAAGGAAGGTAGTTTCTACTTTGAACAGAGAGCttgatgtgttgggaaatcaaatTCTGACCGACACAGAAGCACGAAGATCTCTTGAAACAGATCTGGATGAGGCTACCAAATCACTTGACGAGATGAATGAGAGTGCATTATTGCTGTCAAAAGAACTAGAGAGCAGTAATTCTAGAAACGTTAGCCTCGAAGCAGAGAAAGAGATGCTGCTCAAATCTCTCACGGAGCAAAAGAAAGTCACAAAAGAAGCCCAGGAAAATATTGAAGATGCTCAGAACCTTGTTATGAGGCTTGGAGGTGACAAGGAGAACTTAGAGAAGAGGGCTAAGAAGTTTGGAGAGGAATTAGCATCTGCAAAGGGTGAGATACTACGGTTGAGGAGGCAGATCAGTGTTGGGAAGGAATCTGTAGACGAGCTTGAGCTCCACCCAAAGGCCAATGAAGCTGCTGCAGGCGCTcctttttcagtaagaaagactgCTAAtaggagaagaaagagaagaaatacatga
- the LOC135596003 gene encoding FRIGIDA-like protein 4a, with amino-acid sequence MAAAEESPADDRIQKFLDDLESQHALLSNCTLLWKSLAEHFSSLRQALALRSQSLDAHLQALESNTQKSLDSLALRDSSLPDRESAAAAALHDRRDAALAEIQRSDAPTADLRGLLRWYARRMDSPGLWRFVVSRRKDLHALRREVPDAVAASLDPARLVVDASEDFLNHHADDGGADRNWALGMLLRSLLISEGGKAPEVAESMREKAAAVAEAWKEKFSTKEEGGEGGGGTMGGSEAQIFLQMVVAFGLRSRFEEGFLKKLVLEHASRKDMAKLAAALGLGEQLADVIDELVKTGKEIEAVYFVHESGLTERFPPDSLLKFYLQASRKKANSISKNGNNSIAAKEESSNMEINALKSIIKCVETCKLGSKFNVDGLKKRLAEMEKIKAERKRSAVANRPQGKRLRAAAGATPILRPAKAARGPNKPYAPYGQNPPAVSHIPATRHVYSYPGQGGFDGLASAQYGAPRSQSPATVPQQYYAHDDMGALRAGMHHGGPSITYGGYDYTAPAPTQQSRPH; translated from the exons ATGGCGGCTGCCGAGGAATCCCCCGCCGACGATCGAATCCAGAAGTTCCTCGACGATCTGGAATCGCAGCACGCGCTTCTCTCCAACTGCACCCTCCTCTGGAAGTCCCTCGCTGAACACTTCTCCTCCCTCCGCCAAGCCCTCGCCCTCCGGTCCCAATCCCTCGACGCCCACCTCCAGGCTCTCGAATCCAACACGCAGAAGTCCCTCGACTCCCTCGCACTGCGAGATTCCTCCCTCCCCGACCGCGAgtcagccgccgccgccgccctccaCGACCGCCGTGACGCCGCCCTAGCCGAGATCCAGCGCTCCGATGCCCCCACCGCCGACCTCCGCGGCCTCCTCCGCTGGTATGCCCGCCGCATGGACTCCCCCGGCCTGTGGCGCTTCGTGGTGTCGCGCCGCAAGGATCTCCACGCGCTCCGGAGGGAGGTCCCTGACGCTGTGGCGGCATCGTTGGACCCCGCGAGGCTGGTGGTCGACGCTTCGGAGGACTTCCTGAATCACCACGCCGACGACGGCGGCGCCGACCGAAATTGGGCGCTGGGGATGCTTCTCCGGTCGCTGCTCATCTCGGAGGGCGGTAAGGCTCCGGAGGTCGCGGAGAGCATGAGGGagaaggcggcggcggtggccgaGGCGTGGAAGGAGAAGTTCAGCACAAAGGAGGAagggggagaaggaggaggaggaaccatGGGTGGTTCAGAGGCGCAAATATTTCTGCAGATGGTGGTGGCTTTTGGTCTGAGATCACGATTCGAAGAAGGCTTCCTGAAGAAGCTCGTTCTGGAGCATGCTTCCAGGAAAGACATGGCTAAACTCGCTGCTGCATTAGGGCTCGGGGAGCAATTGGCAG ATGTAATAGATGAGTTGGTAAAGACCGGCAAGGAGATCGAGGCTGTATATTTTGTTCATGAATCTGGCTTGACTGAGCGTTTCCCCCCTGATTCTCTCCTCAAGTTCTATCTCCAAGCCTCTAGGAAAAAAGCCAATTCCATATCGAAAAATGGGAACAATTCAATCGCTGCGAAG GAAGAGTCCAGCAATATGGAGATTAATGCTCTTAAATCCATCATCAAGTGTGTTGAGACTTGCAAACTTGGGTCAAAGTTCAATGTTGATGGTCTGAAGAAAAGGCTTGCAGAGATGGAAAAGATCAAAGCAGAAAGAAAGAGAAGCGCAGTCGCCAACAGACCCCAGGGCAAGAGATTAAGAGCAGCAGCTGGAGCAACCCCAATTCTGCGTCCTGCCAAAGCAGCTAGGGGCCCGAACAAACCTTATGCGCCATACGGTCAGAACCCACCAGCTGTGTCTCATATTCCAGCAACTCGCCATGTTTACAGTTATCCTGGTCAGGGTGGGTTTGATGGCCTTGCTTCTGCACAATACGGTGCTCCTCGTAGCcagagtcctgccaccgtgccccAGCAGTATTATGCTCATGATGATATGGGTGCACTACGAGCGGGAATGCATCACGGCGGTCCTTCCATTACTTATGGTGGATATGACTACACTGCACCTGCTCCGACACAGCAATCACGCCCACATTAG